The following are encoded in a window of Anopheles gambiae chromosome X, idAnoGambNW_F1_1, whole genome shotgun sequence genomic DNA:
- the LOC11176093 gene encoding putative mediator of RNA polymerase II transcription subunit 26 isoform X2, whose protein sequence is MLSPANLDEIKERISKNEEKINVLQAINNVLKERHEIESNYKNLALKFKEMQEEEALRRAKFDEARKKQLAELQAKGEALCREKAKLQHQIEHVTWHLEGCRRRRPCLARLPENCPLKGDAPSCLPHSPEKLKIMANMKSTADHLVRGIMDLRKKIHIVQDKLEHEVARKKEMEKKLAELRKEICRHNKCMQQQQQQQQHQQHHHHQQQQQPHGHHHHHHHHHTVPVAGGGHGTTSLPPIAKNCIATK, encoded by the exons ATGCTATCACCTGCCAATCTGGATGAAATCAAGGAACGCATTagcaaaaatgaagaaa AAATTAATGTTCTGCAGGCAATTAACAATGTGCTGAAAGAGCGTCACGAAATCGAGTCCAACTACAAGAATCTAGCGCTCAAGTTCAAGGAGATGCAGGAGGAGGAAGCACTCCGTCGAGCGAAG TTTGATGAGGCGCGCAAGAAACAGCTGGCAGAGCTGCAGGCGAAGGGTGAAGCGCTCTGCCGGGAAAAGGCAAAGCTGCAGCATCAGATCGAGCATGTCACCTGGCACCTGGAGGGATGTCGCCGGCGTCGCCCCTGTTTAGCCCGTCTACCCGAGAACTGCCCACTAAAGGGTGATGCGCCGAGCTGTCTGCCCCATTCGCCCGAGAAGCTGAAAATCATG GCAAACATGAAAAGCACCGCCGATCATCTGGTGCGAGGGATCATGGACCTGCGGAAGAAGATTCACATCGTGCAGGATAAGCTCGAGCACGAAGTAGCG CGTAAGAAGGAGATGGAAAAGAAACTGGCGGAGCTGCGGAAGGAGATCTGCCGCCACAACAAgtgcatgcagcagcagcagcagcagcaacagcaccagcagcaccaccatcaccagcagcagcagcagccgcacggccaccatcaccaccatcaccaccatcacacgGTGCCGGTGGCGGGAGGTGGGCACGGTACCACCTCGCTGCCGCCGATCGCGAAGAACTGCATCGCCACCAAATAG
- the LOC11176093 gene encoding putative mediator of RNA polymerase II transcription subunit 26 isoform X1 — MLSPANLDEIKERISKNEEKINVLQAINNVLKERHEIESNYKNLALKFKEMQEEEALRRAKVCSFDEARKKQLAELQAKGEALCREKAKLQHQIEHVTWHLEGCRRRRPCLARLPENCPLKGDAPSCLPHSPEKLKIMANMKSTADHLVRGIMDLRKKIHIVQDKLEHEVARKKEMEKKLAELRKEICRHNKCMQQQQQQQQHQQHHHHQQQQQPHGHHHHHHHHHTVPVAGGGHGTTSLPPIAKNCIATK, encoded by the exons ATGCTATCACCTGCCAATCTGGATGAAATCAAGGAACGCATTagcaaaaatgaagaaa AAATTAATGTTCTGCAGGCAATTAACAATGTGCTGAAAGAGCGTCACGAAATCGAGTCCAACTACAAGAATCTAGCGCTCAAGTTCAAGGAGATGCAGGAGGAGGAAGCACTCCGTCGAGCGAAGGTATGTAGT TTTGATGAGGCGCGCAAGAAACAGCTGGCAGAGCTGCAGGCGAAGGGTGAAGCGCTCTGCCGGGAAAAGGCAAAGCTGCAGCATCAGATCGAGCATGTCACCTGGCACCTGGAGGGATGTCGCCGGCGTCGCCCCTGTTTAGCCCGTCTACCCGAGAACTGCCCACTAAAGGGTGATGCGCCGAGCTGTCTGCCCCATTCGCCCGAGAAGCTGAAAATCATG GCAAACATGAAAAGCACCGCCGATCATCTGGTGCGAGGGATCATGGACCTGCGGAAGAAGATTCACATCGTGCAGGATAAGCTCGAGCACGAAGTAGCG CGTAAGAAGGAGATGGAAAAGAAACTGGCGGAGCTGCGGAAGGAGATCTGCCGCCACAACAAgtgcatgcagcagcagcagcagcagcaacagcaccagcagcaccaccatcaccagcagcagcagcagccgcacggccaccatcaccaccatcaccaccatcacacgGTGCCGGTGGCGGGAGGTGGGCACGGTACCACCTCGCTGCCGCCGATCGCGAAGAACTGCATCGCCACCAAATAG
- the LOC1272398 gene encoding 26S proteasome non-ATPase regulatory subunit 10, with protein sequence MSSKSTFFYELARKSENEIQATLMRCPSHITERDESERLLIHWAALVGQERLVESILERHPDQLNAEDDAGLTPLILATLGRHPAIVTMLTFRGANVHQRSRRGHSALQYACSKNQPAIARHLVQLGANVDVVDYLNETPLHRATAIGSTELIGLLIEAGASPNIPNSEGNTPLHMACEEDKQECALELVRGGANLELQNRYEKTPLDLASRSLRQVLSASVASRRQAG encoded by the exons ATGAGCAGCAAGAGCACGTTTTTCTACGAGCTGGCCCGGAAGTCGGAGAACGAAATACAGGCGACGCTGATGCGCTGCCCGAGCCACATTACCGAGCGGGACGAG agCGAACGGCTGCTCATCCACTGGGCGGCACTCGTCGGCCAGGAGCGGCTCGTCGAGTCCATCCTCGAGCGGCACCCGGACCAGCTGAACGCGGAGGACGATGCCGGGCTGACGCCGCTAATACTGGCCACGCTCGGTCGCCATCCGGCCATCGTCACCATGCTGACGTTTCGCGGCGCCAACGTGCACCAGCGCAGCAGGCGGGGCCATTCGGCGCTGCAGTACGCCTGCTCGAAGAACCAGCCCGCCATCGCCCGGCACCTGGTGCAGCTCGGCGCGAACGTGGACGTGGTGGACTACCTGAACGAGACGCCGCTGCACCGGGCCACTGCCATCGGGTCGACCGAGCTGATCGGGCTGCTGATCGAGGCGGGCGCCAGCCCGAACATACCGAACAGCGAGGGCAACACGCCCCTGCACATGGCCTGCGAGGAGGACAAGCAGGAGTGTGCGCTCGAGCTGGTGCGGGGCGGCGCCAACCTGGAGCTGCAGAACCGGTACGAAAAGACGCCGCTCGACCTGGCGTCCCGCTCGCTGCGCCAGGTGCTGTCCGCGTCGGTCGCAAGCAGGCGCCAGGCGGGTTAG